GCCGCTGCCGCAGCCGCCGGAAAACCCGATGTCGGCCGACCGGGTCCGCTGGGAGCACATCCAGCGCGTCTTCGAACAGTGCGACCGCAACGTCTCCGAGACCGCGCGCCGCCTGAAGATGCACCGCCGCACCCTGCAGCGCATCCTGAACAAGCACGCCCCGCGCGCCTGACGATCCGCGGCTCCGGCCGAGGCTCTTTGTCAGGAAACGCGAACGGCCCGCCCCGGAAGGGAGCGGGCCGTTCGCATGTCCGGCTAACGCATCGGTCAGGCGGTGCGGTCTTCCGTCCGGCAGGTCTTGATGCCCAGCAGCGTGTAGGCCGGGCAGAAGCCGACGACGGCCGTCAGCAGCGGCACCAGCCCGACCAGTCCCCACAGGGTCTGCGGTCCGACGACGGTCAGCGAAATCAGGATCAGCCCGACGATGGCGCGCAGCGCGCGATCCACCGGGCCCATGTTGCGGCAATTCATGGCGGCACCTGTCCGGTATTGAAGCGATGTCCACGGGACCCGCGTCCCGCATCGCACCGGTTTATGCCGAGCCGCCGCTTGCGTCTGTGACGGAGTCACAGGGGGCCGACTCCGGTAAGAGATTGCCCCTCACCGTTCCTCCGCCAGCGCCAGCAGGGCCGCCGGGTCGAGCAC
The nucleotide sequence above comes from Azospirillum sp. TSA2s. Encoded proteins:
- a CDS encoding DUF2892 domain-containing protein produces the protein MNCRNMGPVDRALRAIVGLILISLTVVGPQTLWGLVGLVPLLTAVVGFCPAYTLLGIKTCRTEDRTA